A genomic segment from Bacillus cereus G9842 encodes:
- a CDS encoding putative ABC transporter permease subunit gives MSKIWTLTKVLLKLNYADFIADKKKRWAYLFSFAAILFVGFLIFGSMTHGMYEGLKQLGQGPGMIIAMGLAIASIWVFLMSITNILTVFYYSNDIEMLLPLPLKPAQIISAKFLTVLITQYVMSSFILLPIFITYGLKSGAFITYYIYMIFIYLLFPIVPLVLASLLMTIIMRYTNIAKNKDRGNIFIGIVSILFIVGINVFMQWRNKSAFSGDGAAEYLVNNQSSLLVQMTNYFPTTYFGAVALVENANWKGPLYVIIFAVISFVFFVLFYYIAERTYLKGVIGLSTSTAKKQVISAEGLQKSTVQSSHLKAYVKKEFKTLFRTPQFFLNCIVQTFVMPIMLFFILFVQDGNLKFITEYINNPKTTGFAIGVGLCASLFLMGSNVIATTSFSRDGSSWFVNRYLPVKASDIFFAKAITAWLINVIILAVFGITMAVVAGISPVFMILWFLLSANGLLLINLIGTRWDAQTADIHWDTEQKLFKSRYTTLWNFLANILIALIIVGGVSVLYFFLHVGLWVMFIVLFVMFTIVNYIFIKMLKLGAERILSNIQ, from the coding sequence ATGAGTAAAATTTGGACGTTAACGAAGGTACTATTAAAGTTAAATTACGCAGATTTTATAGCAGATAAGAAGAAGCGATGGGCGTATTTATTTTCATTTGCAGCTATTTTATTTGTTGGATTTTTAATATTTGGTTCGATGACGCACGGAATGTATGAAGGTCTGAAACAATTAGGGCAAGGGCCGGGAATGATTATTGCAATGGGACTTGCGATTGCGAGTATATGGGTATTTTTAATGAGTATAACGAACATTTTAACTGTATTTTACTACAGCAATGATATTGAAATGTTACTGCCGTTACCATTAAAACCAGCGCAAATTATTTCGGCAAAATTTTTAACGGTATTAATTACACAATACGTAATGAGTTCATTCATTTTATTACCAATCTTCATTACGTACGGTTTAAAAAGTGGCGCATTTATTACATATTACATATATATGATTTTTATTTACTTACTCTTCCCAATCGTGCCGTTAGTATTAGCTTCGTTACTGATGACAATTATTATGAGGTATACAAATATAGCGAAAAATAAAGATCGAGGAAATATATTTATTGGAATCGTAAGTATATTATTTATTGTAGGAATTAACGTATTTATGCAGTGGAGAAATAAAAGTGCGTTTTCTGGAGATGGGGCTGCGGAATACCTTGTAAATAATCAATCTTCTCTTTTAGTACAAATGACAAATTATTTTCCAACTACATATTTTGGAGCAGTGGCATTAGTAGAAAATGCAAATTGGAAGGGACCTTTATATGTAATAATCTTTGCAGTTATTTCATTTGTCTTCTTTGTGTTGTTTTATTACATAGCAGAGCGTACATATTTAAAAGGGGTTATTGGACTTTCAACGAGTACAGCAAAGAAACAAGTTATTTCGGCGGAAGGTTTACAGAAATCAACAGTACAAAGTTCGCATTTAAAAGCGTATGTGAAAAAAGAATTTAAAACGTTATTCCGTACACCACAATTTTTCTTAAATTGCATTGTACAAACTTTCGTTATGCCAATTATGTTGTTCTTTATTTTATTTGTGCAAGATGGAAATTTAAAGTTTATTACAGAGTATATTAACAATCCAAAGACAACAGGATTTGCAATTGGTGTTGGTCTTTGTGCATCGTTATTTTTAATGGGTAGTAACGTCATTGCAACAACGTCATTTTCGCGAGATGGAAGCTCTTGGTTTGTGAATCGTTATTTACCAGTAAAGGCTTCGGATATCTTTTTTGCGAAAGCAATCACTGCTTGGTTAATTAATGTGATCATTTTAGCAGTATTCGGTATTACGATGGCAGTTGTAGCTGGGATTTCTCCAGTCTTTATGATACTGTGGTTTTTACTAAGTGCGAACGGGTTGTTATTAATTAATTTAATCGGAACACGCTGGGACGCGCAAACTGCAGATATTCATTGGGATACAGAGCAGAAATTATTTAAGAGCCGATATACCACTTTGTGGAATTTTTTAGCTAATATTTTAATAGCTTTAATTATTGTGGGGGGAGTAAGTGTATTATACTTCTTCCTTCATGTCGGACTGTGGGTTATGTTTATCGTTTTATTTGTAATGTTTACGATTGTAAATTATATCTTTATTAAAATGTTAAAATTAGGTGCTGAACGTATACTGTCAAATATTCAATAA
- a CDS encoding DUF3796 domain-containing protein, with amino-acid sequence MKTTWIKYLGFLGFFGFLGFFYEKGLFTMFCFFSFFTSYRTVQHDELFEQIVNKSCRNAFIVTLLTTAIIIFIEMLFPNPILQEIDITLIFGTLILTFGFSMFFYDKPVDEMEDAPWRS; translated from the coding sequence ATGAAAACAACTTGGATAAAATATTTAGGATTTCTCGGTTTCTTCGGTTTCCTCGGATTTTTTTATGAAAAAGGATTGTTTACTATGTTCTGTTTCTTCTCCTTTTTCACATCGTATAGAACAGTTCAACACGATGAACTGTTTGAACAAATTGTCAATAAATCGTGTCGCAATGCATTTATCGTTACATTACTAACTACCGCTATCATTATATTTATTGAAATGTTATTTCCAAACCCCATCTTACAAGAAATTGATATCACTCTTATTTTCGGCACACTCATTCTTACGTTCGGTTTTTCTATGTTCTTTTATGATAAACCTGTTGATGAAATGGAAGATGCACCATGGCGTTCGTAA
- a CDS encoding NAD(P)H-dependent oxidoreductase: protein MTNTKEITKEKIMEAFHFRHACKEFDPIHKISEEDFKFILETGRLSPSSFGYEPWKFIVVQNKELREKLQPYSWGAGGQLATASHFVIVLSRNIKDMHYDAEYIKYMMNDIIGLPEDTQKIRYEFFKKFQETDFNLLQSDRAVFDWASKQTYIALGNMMTSAAQIGIDSCPIEGFDKEEVDSLLRQEGIIQGDNFEASVMVAFGYRKEEPKRDKTRQTMDTIVEWIK from the coding sequence ATGACAAATACAAAAGAAATTACAAAAGAGAAAATTATGGAGGCTTTTCATTTCAGACATGCATGTAAAGAGTTCGATCCTATACACAAAATTTCAGAAGAGGATTTTAAATTCATTTTAGAAACAGGCAGATTATCTCCTTCTTCTTTTGGATATGAGCCTTGGAAATTTATTGTCGTACAAAATAAAGAATTAAGAGAAAAACTACAACCGTATTCATGGGGCGCTGGTGGGCAACTTGCAACAGCAAGCCACTTCGTCATTGTTCTTTCAAGAAACATTAAAGATATGCACTATGATGCAGAGTATATTAAATATATGATGAACGATATTATTGGATTGCCTGAAGACACTCAAAAAATTAGATATGAATTCTTCAAAAAGTTCCAGGAAACAGATTTTAACTTATTACAATCCGATCGTGCTGTATTTGATTGGGCATCTAAACAAACTTATATTGCTTTAGGTAATATGATGACGAGCGCAGCTCAAATCGGTATTGATTCTTGTCCAATAGAAGGATTTGATAAAGAGGAAGTAGATTCTTTACTTCGTCAAGAAGGCATTATACAAGGCGATAACTTTGAAGCATCAGTTATGGTTGCCTTTGGTTACCGTAAAGAAGAGCCAAAGCGTGATAAAACAAGACAGACTATGGATACAATTGTTGAATGGATTAAGTAA
- a CDS encoding winged helix-turn-helix transcriptional regulator → MDCSNENNINYPFLNKYSCPVEAMVEVIGGKWKGVILYHLLDGTKRFNELKRLKPNITQRMLTLQLRELEADGIIHREVYREVPPKVEYSLTELGESLRPMILLMMEWATHNMEKVLESRNTKNNS, encoded by the coding sequence ATGGATTGTTCGAATGAAAATAATATAAATTACCCATTTTTAAATAAATATTCTTGTCCAGTTGAAGCTATGGTTGAGGTTATTGGTGGAAAATGGAAAGGGGTTATTTTGTATCATTTATTAGATGGTACAAAGCGGTTTAATGAATTAAAAAGATTAAAACCTAATATCACACAAAGAATGTTAACACTGCAGCTGAGAGAACTTGAAGCAGACGGCATCATCCATCGTGAAGTATACCGTGAAGTTCCACCTAAAGTAGAATATTCGTTAACTGAGCTTGGTGAATCACTACGTCCAATGATTCTATTAATGATGGAATGGGCGACTCATAATATGGAGAAAGTTTTGGAAAGTAGGAATACGAAAAATAATAGTTAA
- a CDS encoding helix-turn-helix transcriptional regulator, whose protein sequence is MAFVTKIKEYRAKLNMTQEDLAKQVGVRRETISHLEKGKYNPSLQLAHDIAKALHSTIDEIFIFEDK, encoded by the coding sequence ATGGCGTTCGTAACGAAGATAAAAGAATACCGCGCAAAATTGAACATGACACAAGAAGATTTAGCGAAGCAAGTTGGTGTACGCCGTGAAACAATTAGCCACCTTGAAAAAGGTAAGTATAATCCTTCATTGCAACTCGCTCACGATATAGCGAAGGCACTTCATAGTACGATTGATGAGATTTTTATTTTTGAGGATAAATAA
- a CDS encoding SDR family oxidoreductase produces the protein MKKIAIVTGATRLNGIGAAVCKVLAQKGIDIFFTYWPKYDKAMPWGMSDQEPFLLKKEIESYDVRCEMAEINLSQSYSPNRLFYMVSERLGDPSILVNNAVYSTHTRIEELDVEQLDKHYTVNIRATMLLSSLFIKHYSLKTGGSIINLTSGQSVGPMPDELAYAATKGAIEAFTKSVAPVAMEKGITVNAVDPGPTNTGWITEELKHYLVWKFPQGRVGETMDAARLISFLVSEEAKWVTGQVIHSNGGYS, from the coding sequence GTGAAGAAAATAGCAATTGTAACAGGGGCAACTCGTCTGAATGGAATTGGTGCAGCTGTATGCAAGGTGCTTGCTCAAAAGGGGATAGACATTTTTTTCACGTACTGGCCAAAGTATGATAAAGCGATGCCATGGGGAATGAGTGATCAAGAACCCTTTTTGCTGAAAAAGGAAATTGAAAGTTACGATGTTCGATGTGAAATGGCAGAAATCAATTTATCGCAGTCTTATTCGCCAAATCGTTTGTTTTATATGGTATCAGAACGGTTAGGTGATCCATCTATTCTAGTTAATAATGCAGTATATTCTACTCATACGAGAATTGAGGAATTAGATGTAGAGCAGTTGGATAAACATTATACAGTTAATATTCGGGCTACTATGCTATTAAGTTCATTGTTTATAAAACATTATTCACTTAAAACGGGCGGGAGTATTATTAATCTTACTTCAGGACAGTCAGTAGGTCCAATGCCAGATGAACTAGCATATGCAGCAACGAAAGGGGCAATTGAAGCATTTACAAAGTCAGTAGCACCAGTAGCGATGGAGAAGGGGATTACTGTTAATGCCGTTGATCCAGGACCAACAAATACAGGGTGGATTACAGAGGAATTAAAACATTATTTAGTATGGAAATTCCCGCAAGGTAGAGTTGGAGAAACAATGGATGCTGCGCGCTTAATTTCTTTTTTAGTAAGTGAAGAAGCGAAATGGGTTACTGGGCAAGTTATTCACTCGAATGGTGGTTATTCATAA
- a CDS encoding pyruvate kinase yields MTIDRICTIGPASNNKETLAQLIKNGMKIVRLNLSHGTHESHKDIIRLVKSLDDSIKFLGDVQGPKIRLGEVKGEQITLQAGDSFILHTQPVTGSNTEASVDYEGIANDVKVDSRILINDGEVELIVEKISTDKIETKVKTGGNISSHKGVNLPDAAVRLPAITEKDKKDIQFLLEENVDFIACSFVRKPSHIKEIRDFIQQYKETSPNVIAKIETMEAIENFQDICKEADGIMIARGDLGVELPYQCIPLLQKMMIQECNRTNTYVITATQMLQSMVDHSIPTRAEVTDVFQAVLDGTNAVMLSAESASGEHPIESVRTLRLVSEFAEHVKKDGPFAMKDVLQLLRESLDE; encoded by the coding sequence ATGACAATTGATCGAATTTGTACAATTGGACCCGCAAGTAATAATAAAGAAACGTTAGCACAGTTAATAAAGAATGGTATGAAAATTGTTCGACTAAATTTATCGCATGGCACGCATGAAAGTCATAAAGACATCATTCGTTTAGTGAAATCATTAGATGACTCTATTAAATTTTTGGGTGATGTACAAGGTCCTAAAATAAGATTAGGTGAAGTGAAGGGAGAGCAAATTACACTTCAGGCAGGAGATTCTTTTATTTTACATACACAACCAGTTACAGGGAGTAATACAGAAGCAAGCGTTGATTATGAAGGAATTGCGAATGATGTGAAAGTAGACAGTAGAATTTTGATTAATGATGGAGAAGTTGAATTAATTGTTGAAAAGATAAGTACGGACAAAATAGAAACGAAGGTAAAAACAGGTGGCAATATCTCATCTCATAAAGGAGTTAATTTACCAGATGCGGCTGTTCGTTTACCAGCTATTACAGAGAAAGATAAAAAAGATATTCAGTTTCTTTTAGAAGAGAATGTTGATTTTATCGCGTGTTCTTTCGTAAGAAAACCTAGTCATATAAAAGAAATACGGGATTTTATACAACAGTATAAAGAAACGTCACCTAATGTAATTGCAAAAATAGAAACGATGGAAGCAATCGAGAATTTTCAAGATATATGTAAAGAAGCAGATGGAATTATGATTGCAAGGGGCGATTTAGGAGTAGAGTTACCGTATCAATGCATTCCGCTTTTACAGAAAATGATGATTCAGGAATGTAATCGAACGAATACATATGTCATTACAGCAACACAAATGCTTCAATCTATGGTAGATCATTCTATTCCAACAAGAGCAGAGGTGACTGATGTGTTTCAAGCTGTACTGGACGGGACGAATGCAGTTATGCTTTCAGCTGAAAGTGCATCAGGAGAACATCCAATCGAAAGTGTGAGAACATTACGTCTCGTTTCAGAATTTGCGGAGCATGTTAAAAAAGATGGACCTTTTGCGATGAAAGATGTACTGCAATTACTGCGTGAGTCTCTGGATGAGTAA
- a CDS encoding ABC transporter ATP-binding protein, with amino-acid sequence MIEITNVSKSYNGSTYAVKDLSLSVPSGEIFGFLGPNGAGKSTTIKMITGIHGVDKGTITINGKNIMEEPMEAKKTFGYVPDSPDMFLRLKGIEYLNFMADMYEVPKEVRQERIESLAKKFDLYNALSDQIQSYSHGMRQKIVIIGVLVHEPDVWILDEPLTGLDPKSAYILKEMMREHADKGKIVFFSTHVLEVAEKICDRVAIINKGNLQFKGNLDEMRDHFKSNESLEKMFLEMTGNE; translated from the coding sequence ATGATTGAAATTACGAATGTGTCAAAAAGTTATAATGGGTCTACCTATGCAGTAAAAGATTTAAGTTTATCTGTACCTAGCGGCGAAATCTTTGGATTTTTAGGACCGAATGGTGCGGGTAAATCCACGACAATTAAGATGATTACTGGCATTCACGGGGTGGACAAAGGGACTATTACGATTAACGGAAAAAATATTATGGAAGAGCCGATGGAAGCGAAGAAGACGTTTGGTTATGTGCCGGATAGCCCAGATATGTTTTTACGTTTAAAAGGAATTGAATATTTAAACTTTATGGCTGATATGTATGAAGTGCCGAAAGAAGTAAGACAAGAACGAATAGAGTCTTTAGCGAAGAAGTTTGATCTTTATAATGCATTATCTGATCAAATTCAAAGTTATTCGCACGGTATGAGACAAAAAATCGTTATTATTGGTGTGCTCGTGCATGAACCAGATGTATGGATTTTAGATGAACCGTTAACAGGGCTTGATCCGAAATCTGCATATATTTTAAAAGAAATGATGAGAGAACATGCGGATAAAGGAAAGATTGTATTTTTCTCTACACACGTATTAGAAGTAGCGGAAAAAATATGTGACCGGGTTGCTATTATTAATAAGGGGAATTTGCAGTTTAAAGGAAATTTAGATGAAATGAGAGATCATTTTAAATCCAATGAATCACTTGAAAAAATGTTCTTGGAGATGACGGGCAATGAGTAA
- a CDS encoding DUF1292 domain-containing protein yields MNMSDIEVGEVFTLSDENNEEQEVEVLGAMDVEGAEYIAVAFVEDIQTETEEDIDIFFLKVEEDNEFSYIENDEEFDKVSAAFEKILDEQEQE; encoded by the coding sequence ATGAATATGTCTGATATTGAAGTTGGCGAAGTGTTTACTCTTAGTGATGAGAATAACGAAGAGCAAGAAGTAGAAGTACTTGGAGCGATGGATGTCGAAGGCGCAGAATATATTGCAGTTGCCTTTGTTGAAGATATCCAAACAGAAACTGAGGAAGACATTGATATTTTCTTTTTAAAAGTAGAAGAAGATAATGAGTTTTCATACATTGAAAATGATGAAGAGTTTGATAAAGTATCTGCTGCGTTTGAAAAGATTTTAGATGAACAAGAACAAGAGTAA